One genomic segment of Cytophagia bacterium CHB2 includes these proteins:
- a CDS encoding zinc-ribbon domain-containing protein: MNRLHKLAAIFLSFYFCGFAIVPLFAQSLPAAQNEGILCPYCGFVNQETNKFCSACGTRLAVEDAQASTLTDSNLYRNLQEASLQASATTPEEKHAQLLYETGLAFSEQGF; this comes from the coding sequence ATGAATCGATTACATAAATTGGCCGCAATATTTTTGAGCTTCTATTTCTGCGGCTTTGCGATTGTGCCGCTTTTCGCGCAGAGCTTGCCGGCTGCTCAGAATGAGGGCATTCTGTGCCCGTACTGTGGTTTCGTGAATCAAGAAACGAACAAGTTTTGCAGCGCGTGCGGGACTCGCTTGGCCGTGGAAGATGCGCAAGCATCAACATTGACTGATTCCAACCTGTATCGCAACTTGCAGGAAGCATCTTTGCAGGCAAGCGCAACTACGCCGGAAGAGAAGCACGCGCAGCTTTTGTATGAAACCGGGCTTGCGTTCAGCGAACAGGGCTTTTAG